The following are encoded together in the Bos javanicus breed banteng chromosome 4, ARS-OSU_banteng_1.0, whole genome shotgun sequence genome:
- the LOC133246901 gene encoding uncharacterized protein LOC133246901 produces MVPSSRCRKGNQVYSGSLSVATITHFCPSKKTLLRHVVQTGPSRQRSLKKATCCSSLQDAVPAAAPRLLGSPVAASTPRAILLPRVYEHPPGSAESARPISPSLSFQVQLRYSVTVTAPGSWQAPPLPRQQHLLPRGTRFSRGTYLAKCAPGLSCIETFSSSCTRKGLPRKQLANSLSRRADGSINKAQASSSSPSPITPCLPPPFHLPKARRRRAEQQQQVQKVMKGVSCLSLGLTFLRPRPLGLLSLHPSHPPAPAQKCHRGRASRWICWGGERSLVEQREASRARLRWFGGGEEQGDRRLASACLGPGSRRASVGKKKRERERSWEGE; encoded by the exons ATGGTTCCTTCAAGCAGGTGCCGGAAGGGCAATCAAGTCTACAGTGGTTCCCTCAGTGTAGCCACAATCACCCACTTCTGCCCGTCAAAGAAAACACTACTGAGACACGTGGTCCAGAC TGGCCCTTCCCGCCAAAGGAGTCTCAAAAAGGCGACCTGTTGTAGTAGCCTCCAAGATGCGGTCCCAGCCGCTGCCCCACGTCTCCTGGGGAGTCCGGTGGCCGCCTCGACTCCTCGGGCC ATCCTCCTTCCCCGCGTCTACGAGCACCCCCCGGGTTCTGCTGAAAGCGCTCGCCCAATCTCCCCTTCACTCTCTTTTCAAGTTCAGCTCAGGTACAGTGTGACAGTTACAGCGCCCGGGAGCTGGCAGGCGCCGCCGCTGCCGCGGCAGCAGCATCTGCTTCCGCGCGGAACTCGCTTCTCCCGCGGTACATACCTGGCAAAGTGCGCGCCGGGGCTGAGTTGCATAGAGACTTTCTCCTCGTCGTGCACCCGGAAAGGGCTCCCGAGAAAGCAGCTCGCGAACAGCCTAAGCCGACGCGCCGATGGGAGCATAAATAAAGCTCAAGCGAgctcttcttccccttcccccatcaCTCCgtgcctccctcctccttttcaCCTTCCAAAAGCCAGGCGCAGGCGAGCCGAGCAGCAGCAACAAGTTCAAAAG GTTATGAAAGGCGTCTCCTGCCTTTCCCTCGGCTTGACCTTtctccgcccccgccccctcgGGCTCCTCTCGCTCCACCCCAGCCACCCACCAGCCCCGGCGCAAAAATGTCACCGAGGGAGAGCGTCCAGGTGGATCTGCTGGGGAGGAGAGCGGAGCCTCGTTGAACAAAGGGAAGCTTCACGCGCTCGGCTGCGGTGGTTTGGTGGAGGAGAGGAGCAAGGGGACCGACGCCTTGCTTCTGCCTGCCTGGGTCCCGGTTCAAGGCGAGCGAgcgtgggaaaaaaaaagagagagagagagagaagctgggaAGGAGAGTGA